The following are encoded in a window of Cryobacterium sp. CG_9.6 genomic DNA:
- a CDS encoding permease prefix domain 1-containing protein → MADYPLISSYITAFDAVISSRTDAADLRDEVHDHLLTAVERWCARGLDTETAERRSLDIFGDPAVIAGMISAVPVKGSPMNTFFTRAAAYFGFSAAALWIAAAAALPFAMDTDGWSASQGAYLTASALVAVAIALSGLVLLAVHVRSAGRFDASATVTAALLLVSFLAALIFAWFWVAWLGLLLAATLVTFLRRSNSHLTRGLPRVLLVVVWPILAVGTLVLASVAAQWDPRTSGTVQAVALATLCLTYGLGIAALGLRQRAASSAGSNRHPLMTA, encoded by the coding sequence GTGGCCGACTACCCTTTGATTTCGAGCTATATCACCGCGTTTGACGCTGTTATCAGCAGTCGAACCGATGCCGCCGATCTGCGTGATGAGGTTCATGATCATCTCCTGACGGCGGTCGAGCGGTGGTGCGCTCGTGGTCTGGACACCGAAACGGCTGAGCGGCGCTCCCTGGATATTTTTGGTGATCCCGCGGTGATCGCGGGGATGATTTCTGCAGTTCCAGTGAAAGGTTCACCGATGAACACCTTCTTTACCCGCGCAGCCGCGTATTTCGGCTTCTCGGCTGCCGCACTCTGGATTGCGGCAGCCGCCGCGCTTCCCTTTGCGATGGATACGGACGGCTGGAGCGCCAGTCAGGGCGCGTATCTCACGGCTTCGGCGCTTGTCGCTGTCGCCATCGCTCTCTCGGGGCTCGTGCTTCTTGCGGTGCATGTGCGCTCTGCGGGCCGGTTCGATGCTTCGGCCACGGTCACGGCAGCGCTGCTCCTCGTGTCGTTCCTCGCCGCGCTCATTTTCGCGTGGTTCTGGGTGGCGTGGCTCGGTCTGCTCCTGGCCGCAACCCTCGTTACCTTCCTGCGACGGTCGAACTCTCACCTCACCCGAGGACTCCCGCGCGTGTTGCTCGTCGTGGTCTGGCCGATTCTCGCTGTGGGTACCCTGGTTCTCGCCAGCGTCGCGGCGCAATGGGACCCGAGAACGTCGGGAACCGTGCAGGCGGTGGCGCTCGCCACACTGTGCCTGACCTATGGACTGGGAATTGCAGCACTCGGCCTGCGCCAACGCGCAGCGTCATCGGCCGGTAGTAATCGGCATCCGCTGATGACCGCGTAG
- a CDS encoding aspartate carbamoyltransferase catalytic subunit, with the protein MRHLLSTRDLSRDRAIALLDIAEDMADVSQREVKKLPTLRGKTVVNLFFEDSTRTRISFEAAAKRLSADVINFSAKGSSVSKGESLKDTAQTLAAIGADGVVIRHPASGAPHVLAASGWIDAGIINAGDGTHEHPTQALLDAFTIRRRLHGAKSRGKGLDGVRVAIVGDVLHSRVARSNLWLLPTLGAEVTFVAPPTLLPNDTTGWPATVGFDLDAAIDARPDVVMMLRIQAERMSAAFFPNSREYSRAWGLDNARFNRLGPDSIVMHPGPMNRGLEISSAAADSVNSTVLEQVANGVSVRMAALYLLLSGEREDA; encoded by the coding sequence GTGAGACACCTGCTCTCCACGCGCGACCTGAGCCGTGACCGCGCCATCGCGCTCCTTGATATTGCCGAAGATATGGCGGATGTCTCCCAGCGCGAAGTAAAAAAGCTGCCCACTCTGCGCGGCAAAACCGTCGTCAACCTCTTTTTTGAGGACTCGACCCGCACCCGCATCTCCTTTGAAGCCGCCGCCAAACGGTTGAGCGCCGATGTGATCAACTTCAGCGCCAAGGGCTCCAGCGTGTCCAAGGGGGAGAGCCTCAAAGACACCGCTCAGACCCTGGCTGCGATCGGAGCGGATGGCGTGGTCATTCGCCACCCGGCATCCGGAGCACCCCACGTGCTCGCTGCCAGCGGTTGGATCGACGCCGGCATCATCAATGCCGGCGACGGTACCCACGAGCACCCGACCCAGGCCCTCCTCGATGCGTTCACGATCCGCCGCCGCCTGCACGGTGCCAAAAGCCGGGGGAAGGGGCTCGATGGCGTGCGCGTCGCGATTGTGGGGGACGTACTGCACTCACGCGTCGCCCGCTCCAACCTGTGGCTGCTCCCCACACTCGGAGCCGAGGTTACCTTCGTGGCACCGCCCACCCTGCTCCCGAATGACACCACCGGCTGGCCGGCCACCGTGGGTTTCGACCTTGATGCCGCCATCGACGCCCGCCCCGACGTGGTCATGATGCTCCGCATTCAGGCTGAACGCATGAGTGCGGCTTTTTTCCCCAACAGTCGGGAGTATTCCCGCGCTTGGGGACTTGACAACGCGCGATTTAATCGTCTCGGCCCGGATAGCATTGTGATGCACCCTGGCCCGATGAATCGCGGGCTGGAAATATCATCTGCGGCAGCCGACTCGGTCAATTCCACCGTGCTCGAACAGGTCGCAAATGGCGTTTCCGTGCGGATGGCCGCGCTCTACCTGCTGCTGTCCGGTGAACGAGAGGATGCATGA
- a CDS encoding dihydroorotase: protein MMPAESSKSQTYLIRGATLPDGTRTDIVLENGRVQQLGTGLSHAGASLVDADGLIALPGLVDLHAHLREPGYEHSETVLTGSQAAARGGFTSVFAMANTSPAQDTAGVVEQVLALGERAGYVEVQPIGAVTVGLKGAQLAEIGAMAASRARVRVFSDDGFCVSDPLLMRRALEYVKAFDGVVAQHAQEPRLTEKAQMNEGALSGQLGLVGWPAVAEESIIARDVLLAEHVGSRLHVCHVSTAGSVDVIRWAKARGINVTAEVTPHHLLLTEDLVVGYDARFKVNPPLRRREDVEALRAGLADGTIDIVATDHAPHPIESKDCEWDAAANGMVGLESALSVVHASVVSNGLLDWTDIARVLSATPARIGRLASQGQSITEGGPANLTLYDASASRVFTRANLSGMSVNSPYVSMTLPGIIQATFHRGCATVLDGALRDPAEVAAHAQNVELHHG from the coding sequence ATGATGCCCGCTGAGTCGAGCAAGAGCCAGACGTACCTGATTCGGGGAGCGACGCTTCCAGACGGCACGCGCACCGATATCGTTCTCGAGAATGGTCGCGTTCAGCAGCTCGGAACAGGCCTCTCCCACGCCGGAGCCAGCCTGGTGGACGCTGATGGGTTGATCGCTCTTCCCGGACTCGTCGACCTCCATGCTCATTTGCGGGAACCCGGCTACGAGCACAGCGAGACCGTCCTGACCGGAAGCCAGGCGGCAGCCCGCGGTGGCTTCACCAGCGTCTTTGCCATGGCCAATACGTCTCCTGCCCAGGACACCGCCGGAGTGGTGGAGCAGGTGCTCGCGCTCGGCGAACGTGCCGGCTACGTGGAGGTGCAGCCGATTGGCGCTGTCACCGTGGGCCTGAAGGGTGCGCAGCTTGCCGAAATCGGCGCCATGGCCGCCAGTCGTGCCCGGGTACGCGTGTTCTCCGACGACGGCTTCTGCGTGTCAGACCCGCTGCTCATGCGCCGCGCTCTCGAGTACGTGAAGGCCTTCGATGGCGTGGTGGCCCAGCACGCTCAGGAACCGCGACTCACCGAGAAGGCGCAAATGAACGAGGGTGCGCTGTCGGGGCAGCTCGGCCTTGTCGGCTGGCCGGCCGTCGCCGAAGAATCCATCATTGCCCGCGATGTTCTCCTGGCCGAGCACGTGGGTTCCCGTCTGCACGTGTGTCACGTGTCGACCGCTGGTTCCGTCGACGTCATCCGCTGGGCCAAAGCCCGCGGCATCAACGTCACCGCCGAGGTGACCCCGCACCACCTGCTGCTCACCGAAGACCTTGTTGTCGGTTATGACGCCCGGTTCAAGGTGAACCCGCCGCTGCGCCGCCGTGAAGACGTGGAGGCGCTGCGTGCGGGCCTCGCCGACGGCACCATCGACATTGTTGCCACCGACCACGCACCACACCCGATCGAGTCCAAGGACTGCGAGTGGGACGCCGCAGCCAACGGCATGGTGGGCCTCGAGTCTGCGCTCTCGGTCGTGCACGCATCCGTTGTGTCAAACGGGCTGCTGGACTGGACCGATATCGCCCGGGTGCTGTCGGCGACCCCGGCCCGCATCGGTCGTCTCGCTTCTCAGGGGCAGTCGATCACGGAGGGCGGCCCGGCCAACCTCACCCTCTACGACGCCTCGGCCAGCCGAGTGTTCACCCGTGCCAACCTGTCGGGCATGAGCGTGAACTCGCCCTACGTGTCGATGACGCTTCCCGGCATCATTCAGGCCACCTTTCACCGCGGCTGTGCCACGGTCCTCGATGGTGCACTGCGCGACCCCGCCGAGGTTGCCGCCCATGCACAGAATGTGGAGCTCCACCATGGATAG
- the carA gene encoding glutamine-hydrolyzing carbamoyl-phosphate synthase small subunit, translating into MFSVADYKAINRTAPAVLVLEDGKRFAGRAYGSEGQTLGEIVFSTGMTGYQETLTDPSYAGQIVLMTAPHIGNTGANDEDMESRRIWVAGFVVRDPARIASNHRATRTLDADLEEGGIVGISGVDTRAITRHIRSAGAMRSGIFSGDLLELSDGEQLDRVRTGPAMKGRNLSDTVSTVEPFSVPPVGERIGSVAVLDLGVKQSTLNHLAERGFEVLVLPQSVTAEHVLSLNPSAVFFSNGPGDPAASDAHVTLLQEILRAGVPYFGICFGNQLLGRALGFRTYKLPFGHRGINQPVLDKATGRVEITSQNHGFAVDMPIEGVHESRTGFGRVEVSHYSLNDQVVEGIRCLDLAAFSVQYHPEAAAGPHDANYLFDRFRDVVVERNAAAGAGDGK; encoded by the coding sequence GTGTTCTCAGTCGCCGACTACAAGGCAATCAACAGAACCGCTCCGGCCGTTCTCGTACTCGAAGATGGCAAGCGCTTTGCCGGCCGTGCCTACGGGAGCGAGGGTCAGACCCTGGGTGAGATCGTCTTCTCTACCGGCATGACCGGATATCAGGAGACCCTCACCGATCCCTCCTACGCCGGCCAGATCGTGCTCATGACGGCACCGCACATCGGCAACACGGGCGCCAACGACGAGGACATGGAGTCCCGCCGTATCTGGGTTGCCGGCTTCGTGGTGCGTGACCCCGCCCGCATCGCCTCCAACCATCGAGCCACGCGCACCCTCGACGCTGACCTCGAGGAGGGTGGGATCGTGGGCATCTCCGGCGTCGACACCCGAGCGATCACCCGCCACATTCGATCCGCCGGTGCCATGCGCTCCGGCATCTTCTCCGGCGACCTGCTGGAGCTGTCCGACGGTGAACAGCTTGACCGGGTGCGCACCGGCCCGGCCATGAAGGGTCGCAACCTCTCCGACACCGTCTCCACCGTGGAACCCTTCTCCGTGCCGCCCGTCGGCGAGCGGATCGGTTCCGTGGCGGTGCTGGACCTGGGTGTCAAGCAGTCCACCCTCAACCACCTTGCCGAGCGTGGCTTTGAGGTTTTGGTGCTGCCACAATCGGTCACCGCCGAGCACGTGCTGTCGCTGAACCCGTCCGCGGTGTTCTTCTCCAACGGCCCCGGAGACCCGGCCGCCTCCGACGCGCACGTCACACTGCTGCAGGAGATCCTGCGTGCCGGGGTGCCCTACTTCGGCATCTGCTTCGGCAACCAGCTGCTCGGTCGCGCCCTCGGATTTCGCACCTACAAGCTGCCGTTCGGGCACCGGGGAATCAACCAGCCGGTGCTCGACAAGGCCACCGGCCGGGTGGAAATCACCTCGCAAAACCACGGCTTCGCGGTGGACATGCCCATCGAGGGCGTGCACGAGTCCCGCACCGGTTTCGGTCGCGTGGAGGTCAGCCACTACAGCCTGAATGACCAGGTCGTGGAGGGCATCCGCTGCCTCGATCTGGCTGCATTCTCGGTGCAGTACCACCCGGAAGCGGCCGCCGGCCCGCACGACGCTAACTACCTTTTTGATCGGTTCAGGGATGTGGTGGTCGAACGAAACGCGGCCGCCGGAGCAGGAGACGGCAAGTAA
- a CDS encoding type II 3-dehydroquinate dehydratase, whose product MSTVLVLNGPNLGRLGSREPDVYGSANLDDLRALLTASAPAGVTIDLRQTDDEAELIHWLYEAVDNSLPVIINPAAFTHYSYALRDAAALVTKAGLELIEVHISNPHARETFRHTSVVSAIATGVIAGLGFDSYRLALDFVTRKI is encoded by the coding sequence ATGAGCACAGTTTTGGTTTTGAACGGGCCCAACCTCGGTCGCCTCGGCAGTCGTGAACCGGATGTCTACGGTTCCGCCAACCTCGATGACCTCCGCGCCCTGCTCACAGCGTCGGCCCCGGCCGGAGTGACGATCGACCTGCGACAGACCGATGACGAGGCCGAACTCATCCACTGGCTCTACGAGGCCGTCGACAACAGCCTCCCTGTGATCATCAATCCGGCCGCGTTCACGCACTACAGCTACGCGCTCCGCGACGCAGCAGCCCTGGTGACCAAGGCCGGTCTGGAACTGATCGAGGTGCACATTTCCAACCCGCACGCCCGAGAAACGTTTCGGCACACGAGTGTCGTGAGCGCCATTGCCACCGGAGTGATTGCCGGTCTCGGATTCGACTCCTACCGGCTCGCACTGGACTTCGTCACGCGAAAAATCTGA
- a CDS encoding PLDc N-terminal domain-containing protein, with translation MNPLLPAASDLVWSGVVVIGVVLLVITIVQISRAATLSTTARALWVLGILIAPVIGVLAWFVIGRRSAWGPDTGRARL, from the coding sequence GTGAATCCACTGCTGCCAGCCGCGTCTGACCTCGTCTGGAGCGGCGTCGTTGTGATTGGTGTCGTCCTTCTCGTTATCACCATCGTGCAGATTTCTCGGGCAGCCACCCTGTCCACCACGGCTCGTGCGTTGTGGGTTCTCGGCATCCTGATCGCCCCTGTTATCGGCGTGCTCGCGTGGTTCGTCATCGGGCGTCGCTCTGCGTGGGGTCCGGACACAGGCCGCGCGCGCCTTTAG
- the efp gene encoding elongation factor P, giving the protein MASTADIKNGVVLKIDGNLWAVVEFQHVKPGKGGAFVRTKLKNVVSGKTVDRTFNAGAKIETENVDRRDFQYLYADGESYVFMDVADYDQLHVSAAVVGEASNFMLENQSVTVALHNGNPLYVELPASVVLEITYTEPGLQGDRSTGGTKPATVETGFQIQVPLFLEQGTKVKVDTRTGDYLGRVN; this is encoded by the coding sequence ATGGCTTCTACCGCTGACATTAAGAACGGCGTCGTCCTCAAGATTGACGGTAACCTCTGGGCCGTTGTCGAGTTCCAGCACGTTAAGCCGGGCAAGGGTGGTGCGTTCGTTCGCACCAAGCTCAAGAACGTCGTCTCCGGCAAGACCGTTGACCGTACCTTCAACGCCGGCGCCAAGATCGAGACCGAAAACGTTGACCGTCGCGACTTCCAGTACCTCTACGCGGATGGCGAGTCCTACGTGTTCATGGACGTGGCCGACTACGACCAGCTGCACGTCTCCGCCGCCGTCGTCGGTGAGGCCAGCAACTTCATGCTCGAGAACCAGTCCGTGACCGTGGCCCTGCACAACGGAAACCCGCTCTATGTGGAGCTGCCGGCATCCGTTGTGCTTGAAATCACGTACACGGAGCCTGGCCTGCAGGGTGACCGTTCCACCGGTGGAACCAAGCCGGCGACCGTTGAGACCGGATTCCAGATTCAGGTTCCCCTCTTCCTCGAGCAGGGCACCAAGGTTAAGGTCGACACCCGCACGGGCGATTACCTGGGCCGCGTCAACTAG
- a CDS encoding helix-turn-helix transcriptional regulator: MNREALKGHLDLLVLSVLADGPLHGYAVIEQLRTRSDDVFDLAEGTVYPVLHRLEVAGLLESEWSTVTGRRRRSYRLTAAGHAMLSEQSARWQLFSSTINSVLRSKPWPTTL; encoded by the coding sequence ATGAACAGGGAAGCGCTCAAGGGTCACCTCGACCTGCTGGTCCTGTCCGTTCTGGCCGACGGACCCCTGCACGGCTACGCCGTCATTGAACAGCTGCGCACGCGCAGCGATGACGTGTTCGACCTGGCAGAGGGCACCGTCTATCCCGTCCTGCATCGACTCGAAGTAGCCGGTCTGCTCGAAAGCGAGTGGAGCACGGTCACGGGTCGCAGGCGCCGGTCGTACCGGCTCACCGCGGCCGGACACGCCATGCTCTCGGAGCAGAGCGCGCGCTGGCAGCTCTTTTCGTCAACCATCAATTCCGTTCTGCGGAGCAAGCCGTGGCCGACTACCCTTTGA
- a CDS encoding thioredoxin domain-containing protein — protein MTSIEPEQPVYPEQPFGPMPTTNTLAIVSIVSSFFVGIAGLIALAQIKARGEAGRVLALAGIIIGSITTMFTLMVVVLLLAFAATWSAAFSAVTNGGAGGGAGGDTSTSSPTPSPSSTNIPGQSAPSSDLPTGRVGAADFDAGYLTVGTGPVTVDVYFDVMCPYCRQFEETNGTSLALGANNDAITLRLHSLTFLDRLSQGTNYSTRASSALTCHATLNPNLTLDYLAALFANQPAENTVGLSDSELVALVPGGTSIADCLASGAYDTWSQVNTEAAIIGPIDGAEIPSIPGTPTVLVDGALYEGSLTDPVEFAQFVSSFFTS, from the coding sequence ATGACCAGCATCGAACCAGAGCAGCCCGTCTACCCGGAGCAGCCCTTCGGTCCGATGCCCACGACCAACACGTTGGCCATCGTCTCGATCGTGTCGTCGTTTTTCGTGGGCATCGCGGGCCTGATCGCCCTGGCTCAGATCAAGGCCCGTGGTGAAGCGGGGCGAGTGTTGGCCCTTGCGGGAATCATCATTGGGTCTATCACCACGATGTTCACCCTGATGGTCGTCGTTCTACTGCTCGCGTTCGCCGCCACGTGGAGTGCGGCGTTCTCCGCCGTGACGAACGGCGGTGCGGGCGGCGGCGCGGGCGGCGACACGTCGACCAGCTCACCAACTCCCAGCCCCAGCTCCACGAATATTCCAGGACAGAGCGCACCCTCCAGCGACCTGCCCACGGGACGTGTGGGCGCTGCGGACTTTGACGCGGGGTACCTCACGGTGGGCACGGGCCCGGTCACGGTCGACGTGTACTTTGACGTCATGTGCCCGTACTGCCGGCAGTTTGAGGAGACCAACGGAACGAGCCTGGCCCTCGGAGCGAACAATGATGCGATCACCCTGCGCCTACACTCGCTCACCTTCCTCGATCGCCTGTCGCAGGGCACGAACTACTCCACCCGGGCATCATCAGCTCTCACCTGCCACGCCACGCTCAACCCGAACCTCACCCTGGACTACCTGGCGGCGCTCTTCGCCAACCAACCAGCGGAAAACACCGTGGGACTCTCCGACAGCGAACTTGTCGCGCTCGTGCCGGGCGGCACGAGCATCGCCGACTGTCTAGCGAGCGGCGCCTATGACACCTGGTCACAGGTGAACACGGAGGCCGCGATCATTGGCCCCATCGACGGAGCCGAGATCCCGTCAATTCCCGGCACCCCGACCGTGTTGGTCGACGGCGCCCTGTATGAAGGCAGCCTGACCGACCCGGTTGAGTTCGCCCAGTTCGTGTCAAGCTTCTTCACCTCCTGA
- the nusB gene encoding transcription antitermination factor NusB → MSARTKARKRAIDILYAADVRQITIPESLATEAQRAASEPARLASWLYARELVDGVVDHREEIDELIETYSQGWSLARMPNIDRAILRIGIWEILYNDAVPHAVAIDEAVEAAKILSTDDSAGFVNGLLGKIAQTAPSA, encoded by the coding sequence GTGAGCGCCCGCACCAAGGCACGTAAGCGCGCCATCGATATTCTCTACGCCGCCGACGTGCGTCAGATCACGATTCCCGAGTCGCTCGCGACCGAGGCTCAGCGTGCCGCGAGCGAACCGGCCCGACTCGCGTCGTGGCTCTACGCCCGTGAACTTGTTGACGGTGTCGTAGACCACCGCGAAGAAATCGATGAACTCATCGAGACCTACTCGCAGGGCTGGTCGCTGGCCCGAATGCCCAATATTGACCGCGCCATTCTGCGCATCGGTATCTGGGAAATTCTGTACAACGATGCTGTTCCCCACGCCGTTGCCATTGACGAAGCCGTCGAAGCGGCCAAGATATTGTCAACGGATGACTCGGCGGGCTTTGTGAACGGACTCCTCGGCAAGATTGCCCAGACGGCGCCATCCGCGTAG
- a CDS encoding HNH endonuclease signature motif containing protein, with protein sequence MFTTMKSGPEVVALLQQASDLIGDALDGVHFTLLDDDAALSVMGALEAVGRRVDGGRIWSAADVGMRAETSRGHDSLAWKSGCRTKYELITGITRVSASEAKRRMRLGGIVTGTAAATSGLLGQSVPVRHPAVAEGLTSGNLGVDAADVIVSALEQIATRVAPDELDRAERALVASATGAITPETEGLPGAGIAFSADLIRAQAHEWGAILDPDGAAPSDEQTAATSTVGFGLLKNGLYPLRGGVTPELRGVMNGVFATFISAHATPAFPSAEDQARMEAGELIPGAEDICDDRTGGEKCADILRAVFDKTARDPKTPRMGGAAPTVMVHVNARDLKNGRGVGWIDGVDAPISLKAVQERLCAGGYQQVIIGDHGQVLHLGEKERFFSPAQRRAIAARDGGCVIPGCTIAAAWCEVHHVFPWKFNGPTNIDNGCLLCWYHHHTIDTSGWQIKMVGGRPWIRGPVLFDPGQTWRPAASHRANTPSTDPPWASDS encoded by the coding sequence ATGTTCACGACGATGAAGTCCGGTCCCGAGGTGGTCGCTCTGCTGCAGCAGGCCAGTGACCTGATCGGTGACGCTCTTGATGGAGTGCACTTCACCCTCCTCGACGATGACGCGGCCCTCAGTGTGATGGGCGCATTGGAGGCGGTGGGGCGCCGGGTGGATGGCGGCCGGATCTGGTCCGCCGCCGACGTGGGTATGCGTGCCGAAACCAGCCGCGGCCACGACTCCCTCGCCTGGAAGAGCGGATGCCGCACCAAGTACGAACTGATCACCGGCATCACTCGGGTGTCCGCCTCCGAAGCGAAACGGCGGATGCGCCTCGGCGGCATCGTCACCGGTACTGCCGCGGCAACGAGTGGCCTGCTTGGCCAGTCGGTTCCGGTGCGACACCCGGCCGTCGCTGAAGGACTCACCTCAGGGAACCTCGGCGTGGATGCCGCCGACGTGATCGTCTCCGCCCTCGAACAAATTGCAACACGGGTTGCCCCGGACGAGCTCGACCGCGCCGAGCGCGCGCTCGTCGCCTCAGCAACCGGCGCCATCACCCCCGAGACCGAGGGACTCCCCGGAGCAGGAATTGCCTTCTCGGCCGATTTGATTCGCGCACAGGCGCACGAGTGGGGCGCGATCCTCGACCCCGACGGCGCCGCGCCGAGTGATGAGCAGACCGCGGCGACCAGCACTGTGGGGTTCGGACTACTCAAGAACGGGTTGTATCCGCTGCGGGGTGGGGTGACACCGGAACTGCGCGGAGTGATGAACGGTGTCTTTGCGACGTTCATCAGCGCGCATGCGACACCGGCGTTCCCGTCGGCGGAGGATCAGGCCCGGATGGAGGCCGGGGAACTGATCCCCGGTGCCGAAGACATCTGTGATGACCGCACCGGCGGGGAGAAATGCGCCGACATCCTCCGTGCCGTCTTCGACAAGACAGCGCGGGACCCGAAAACACCCCGGATGGGCGGCGCGGCCCCGACGGTGATGGTGCACGTGAATGCCCGAGACCTGAAAAACGGGCGCGGCGTCGGCTGGATCGACGGCGTCGACGCACCGATCAGCCTCAAGGCCGTGCAGGAGCGACTGTGCGCGGGCGGGTATCAGCAAGTGATCATCGGCGACCACGGACAAGTCCTCCATCTTGGGGAGAAGGAGCGGTTCTTCAGCCCGGCACAGCGCCGGGCCATTGCCGCCCGCGATGGGGGCTGCGTTATCCCCGGCTGCACCATTGCCGCTGCGTGGTGCGAGGTGCATCACGTCTTCCCGTGGAAGTTCAACGGCCCCACCAACATCGATAACGGGTGTTTGCTCTGCTGGTACCACCACCACACCATTGATACGTCCGGGTGGCAGATCAAGATGGTGGGTGGGAGGCCGTGGATCCGGGGACCGGTGCTCTTTGACCCTGGTCAGACGTGGCGACCGGCCGCCAGTCATCGGGCCAACACCCCCAGCACCGATCCGCCGTGGGCATCCGATAGCTAA
- the pyrR gene encoding bifunctional pyr operon transcriptional regulator/uracil phosphoribosyltransferase PyrR yields MLEHIVLTQADITRALTRISHEILESNRGSANLVILGIPTRGVVLAQRIADIIARIEPAAGPVRAGSLDVTLYRDDLAHTRTRTPSRTLVPGRIDGATVVLVDDVLYSGRTIRSALDALGDHGRPQIVRLAVLVDRGHRELPIRADFVGRNLPSSTEERINVHLEETDGDEFVFIEGGRDQ; encoded by the coding sequence CTGTTGGAACACATTGTGCTCACTCAAGCTGACATCACCCGCGCGTTGACTCGAATCTCCCACGAGATTCTGGAGTCCAATCGGGGTTCAGCCAACCTCGTCATCTTGGGCATCCCCACCCGAGGTGTGGTGCTCGCGCAACGCATTGCCGACATCATTGCCCGGATCGAACCGGCGGCCGGCCCGGTGCGGGCCGGTTCCCTCGATGTGACCCTTTACCGTGACGACCTGGCCCACACGCGCACGCGCACCCCGTCGCGTACCCTCGTTCCTGGACGCATCGACGGTGCCACAGTGGTGCTCGTTGACGACGTGCTCTACTCGGGTCGCACCATCCGCTCAGCACTTGATGCGCTGGGGGACCACGGTCGACCCCAAATTGTTCGCCTCGCCGTGCTCGTTGACCGTGGCCACCGCGAGCTTCCCATTCGCGCCGACTTCGTGGGTCGCAACCTGCCGAGTTCCACCGAGGAACGCATTAACGTGCACCTCGAAGAAACCGATGGCGACGAATTCGTGTTCATCGAGGGAGGACGAGACCAGTGA
- a CDS encoding IS3 family transposase, producing MAETKQAVLTLTVTALAQEMAMPIVDACRLVGMPRSTYYRLSRGYQHYRPVAEAIPHRERRQPAALDTHERATILSVLCEPKYEDKSVVQTYWHAFDAGTLACSQRTFYRVANAHRLVGDRRRTRTPRSPSPRTPAVATLKPGDLWSWDITELNGPSYHDRYYLYLIIDVFSRYPIGWCIETYISKKRAVTLFTDAIATHGAPTVVHSDNGSSMRSTDLINALESNGIITSYSRPRVSDDNPFSESLFKTIKYDPSSPDRFDHRDHARQWTKDFLDLYATQHRHSGLGRHTPASVFDGTAHLIHAQRQRALDAYYAQHPTRFRQPPTAPPLPQPTGINTHLLSQAG from the coding sequence GTGGCTGAAACGAAGCAAGCTGTCCTGACCTTGACGGTCACGGCACTGGCCCAAGAAATGGCGATGCCGATCGTGGACGCATGTCGTCTGGTCGGGATGCCACGGTCAACGTATTACCGGCTCAGCCGTGGCTACCAGCACTACCGCCCCGTGGCTGAGGCGATCCCGCACCGCGAACGCCGGCAACCCGCAGCCTTGGACACGCACGAGCGCGCCACGATACTCTCCGTGCTCTGCGAGCCGAAATATGAAGACAAATCGGTGGTGCAAACGTACTGGCACGCCTTCGACGCCGGGACTCTCGCGTGTTCGCAGCGCACGTTCTACCGGGTCGCCAACGCTCACCGCCTGGTCGGGGATCGTCGACGCACCCGAACCCCGCGCTCCCCGTCACCGCGCACTCCGGCCGTCGCGACGCTCAAGCCCGGGGATTTGTGGTCGTGGGACATCACCGAATTGAACGGACCCAGCTACCACGATCGGTACTACCTTTACCTGATCATTGACGTGTTCTCGCGTTACCCCATTGGCTGGTGCATCGAGACTTACATCTCGAAGAAACGCGCTGTGACACTGTTCACCGACGCGATCGCCACCCACGGCGCCCCCACAGTCGTGCACTCCGACAACGGGTCCTCCATGCGCTCCACAGACCTCATCAACGCCCTCGAGAGCAACGGCATCATCACCTCGTACTCTCGCCCCCGGGTCAGCGACGACAACCCCTTCTCAGAATCACTGTTCAAGACCATCAAGTACGACCCCAGCTCCCCGGACCGATTCGATCACCGCGATCACGCCCGCCAATGGACCAAGGACTTCTTGGACCTGTATGCCACCCAACACCGCCACAGCGGTCTCGGCCGGCACACCCCAGCATCCGTCTTTGACGGCACCGCCCACCTCATCCACGCGCAACGACAACGGGCACTGGACGCCTACTACGCCCAGCACCCCACACGCTTCCGCCAACCACCCACAGCACCACCACTACCCCAACCCACAGGCATCAACACCCACCTACTGTCTCAAGCAGGTTGA